In the genome of Arctopsyche grandis isolate Sample6627 chromosome 13, ASM5162203v2, whole genome shotgun sequence, the window acggcagtgtgttgctggctcgttcggctggttgatcttccaagtccgcgtggtgtagtggtggcaggtcaggagctggatgttgactggtctgctgctgtgtgtcgacgcttgctgctgtgggtcgactggcgttgtttgggttgtacctccttttatagtgtttctggaatcacctgacccatggtggtggttgttgatgcgtaagcgaggaatttgcttttgtcgatggggtggacttttctggaacgattggcgccgttccgctcgatgtagtttaatggcggcggcgtgtttcgaccgttttggttccgctcgactggtaggggcgttccgcttgagtttaatataatggctgcaggtgtgttTCGTCTGGTtttgttccgctcgagtgtgaggggtggaacattGAAGGaactggcgattgattccaagaagtgcacgtgttgtttacgtgtggtgagttctgcgaggaatgtggtttgttgttgtggaatattctcgaatgtttcgatgacgatgacgatgacgagattcctacacttCAAAGAACAAAGTTCACTGCTCCAAATATTTTTTGCTTATCTTATAAAACTCAGTAGCTGTAGATTTTATTTGTTCTTGTGCCATATGCACCGATACACACTGTATGCAGATACACACTGTATcaagggtaaacggactactagtcataagtgaatcagtcacaggacaaccggtcgctctagatcggtcacacgtgatcacccgtcacactaaaactcgTCACGAGAAATCTGgttaaccgattttagggtgtgaccagttttctcgtgaccagtttcagggtgtgaccagttttagtgtgacgggtgatcatgtgTGACCAATATagagtgaccggttcacatttgactagtaatcaccgaaccgtatcaAGCCGTAGTCGATTTTTtgaacttttaattttaaattgttaccGTGTGTTgctctctttttgaaaacgggacatttcgacgtcccgaagctgggcttggggacaacgggacaggctacctaaaaacgggacggtcccattcaaaacgggacgtatggtcactttaGGTATGCCActcttttaaaatacttttccCTACACTAGTAATAATATTGTACGTATAACAACACACTCGATCTTTGATTTCATGTCTCGctcttacatatgtaggtgtctcGCTCGTCACGCTGCGCTAACTATGCATTTTGAACACTTGAGCTAAAATTACAGTCATAACATGGCGGGACTTCTCAACTATTGTTAACATCGCCTGCACTTCATCATGGGGAACTGTTGCAGTGTCGAACAGTAATTATTTCTAATTCATATTACCAtccatccatatacatattatactttatACGTACATCTGTACTTTCGTATGCAATGTCACATTCAATTTGACATGTATCAcattatgtacaaaagtttacaatgaaattagatccAATGAAGCATAACACATATACACActcctcaatttttttttatcaatattatttatactcATGTACATGTAGTTGCTTACCAATTTTAAACTTTTCCAATGTTTTCCAGTATTTTATGTGAGTCATTTCATAAGTCGCCGGCTATAATATGTTCAGGGTGGACTAAATGTCAAAGTAGGATTTGAGGAGGCACTAACTTGCTTTGTTAATGAATCAATTTTGATGATAttgcatacaataaatattcaataaagcCTCAATCATATCCCAATATCTCAAACCAGCAACTGTACATaacattatttcaaataatggaCATGTCacttaataataaatactatTTGAACTCGATTCTGCTACATGAAATGTATATACTAAGgctcaattatatacataggtaatataCAGTTGGCCCACCGACAACACTGTCCCTAATAACACATACCCAATGTATCGAGCATGTGCCGtttcgaatacatatgtacatatgtaaacatatcAGTAATTGGAAGATTGGATcatcgataaaatatttattgactatACTAAACCCCTACTCTGACATTTGGCGCATTCTATAGTTGATATCGTATCTTTTTAAGTTTATAAAACAAGTAAACATATCGCAAAAATGCGATAATAAATTGCATCTGAGTGATTTcaccagtttttttttgtaaccttttgttaattaacaattttatttgttttccgtAGGGAAGATGATCCAAATATTCTGCCATACATCGTGCACACTGGTACTGTTGCCAATCATCATCAACAACGAAATATTGAAAATCGTCGACCGCTTACGACTATTAATCAACAACCGAGGCCTGTATTTGTCCAACGTCTAAGTCGTATTGATGGCAACGATGTTAATAATAGAAAGAAAAATGTCATTtctatacaaaaacaaaataattacaacCGTCAACCATTGACTGTTAATCATCAACAACCGAGAGTTGAATCAAATCAACGAAAAAATCGTACCGATGTcgaaaatcaacaaaatattgGCGTATGTCGGGGAAATGGTGCTATTCCAAAAGGGCGATCAAATATAGCTGCCTCGAGAAGACCAAATTCTACTGATAATCAACTAAAAACAACCACTAATCAAAATATACTAAACAGACCAGCAGCTATAGTGAACCAGATTCCACCGACTGTTAATCATCAACAACCGAGAGTTGAATCAAATCAACGAAAAAATCTTCGCAGTGTcgaaaatcaacaaaatatagGCGCACGTCGTGGAAAGGGTGCTACTCCAAAAGAGTTAACAACCACTAATCAAAATATACTCAACAGACCAGCAGTTATAATGAACCAGATTCCactgacttttaaaattctcgagaattttataaactttaGAAGTAATATTCCAGCAAATTACATTAAAAGTTGCAAGCAAAAATTGTTGGAAATTAGGCAAATCAAAGACTCATTCATGAGGACAACTCAGAAACATTTTAATGTCATTAATGTACAACAAGTTTTAAATCCTTATTTAACAGCTGCATTCATGCTTCGAAAGAAGGAgtatcaaattcgtcatttaaaTTGTGAGGTGGAAGAAAGATTATTATTCCACGGCACTAAAAAGTGCTTTGTAAATCTTATagcgaaaaataattttaattggagGTTGCACGGGAAATCCAGGGGGAACATATTTGGTCAAGGTGTGTCTTTCTCGCCAATTTCCAATTATTCAAGCAATTATTGCGATGAAAATGTTACCCGAAGATATATGTTTGTTTCATCTGTTCTCATTTGTTTGGAGTGTATCGGtaacataaatatgaatttccCTCCAGCTGTCGATAAGGTGAGTCGTATCTTTTATGATACAAGTGTGAATGCAAAGAAAACTGTAGTAGTTAAATATAGAGACGACGATTTTTGTCCAAATTACATCATACATTTTGAGGGATATGCTGCGAAGAAAGATTCACAACAATGAAACAAGTTTTATGCGAGGAAATCAAATCTTCTATATTGAATACActagtaaattaattttgtatgcatacatacctaTTTATATACTACATTGTGTATCTAAAGTAACAgctgaacataaataaaaagtacatcTTCCCAAAACTATCTTGATATTCCCAAATGATATCCACTGGTAATGAATATGTTCATttgtaatattgaattttgtatgcatgtacatacctatttacatacattgtgtaagttaaaaaatagaaaaatattctTCCAACtgtcataaatatgtaatattatacaaaattttataattaattgccaAATTTAGCTGAAAaccaaaaaatatgtaattggacttacgccactttaatttgtaattaaactttaaaaacatatgtaaatataaatttatattttaagttaaatgtaattttataatgcgacaaataaaaattgaaaataaaacttgTGTATAGGGCCgccaagaggggggggggggaagctggggttaaagttccagggcctggactacttgaggggccccgtgttgggactttcgactgatcgatattgatattttatatatgtttacataaaaatacatattttttattaaatactaaatgtttattatttttccgaTCTAtgcattctttgtgtccatgtaaaatcgtacctgttatattatactttcttattcgattatttaaaaaaagcacCATTTAACATATAGGTGTTTTTCTTATAattccagggcccgggattcctctcggccgCCCCGCTTGTGTATAAATCTTTTTCTTATTGATACTTATTTTTAAGATAGTAAATAGTCTAAacctttttatatttaaacgaTTAATACTagctataatatattatttaatcttCATGTCTCGTGGGCATAGGCAAGTAAGGCAGAGCTTAGGGGCGGCAAACCAAAGAaggaaaaatataattgtaaatgtgaattgaaatgattttttttcgtttgtatCACATTTTTAGAAGACATAGATTTTTGAAGTTCGCTTAAGTTGCGGCACATAGTCCATGGACGTCaaacaatattaatttacactgtttgtatttatatatgtatgtccaacCAGTATAAACTGTGTTTACATATACCGTTTTATTTGAGGGTCATGTGCCGAGCTCAAACATGCCACCGTTCAGATCTTCGAATATTCCAATTTTATCGTCTTGCTCAAACATGTAAAGACAATCTCTTTAGGGGATCACGATTTGGCCTCACATTACAATTCAATACCATTTCTATTGTCATTGAAAGCCCATATatgatttgttttgtttttggtgCATAATTTAAGCTGCGACttaagatataaatatgtataaacgtgATAAACCAATACTTAATACCTACATTTGTATTAGAGTAATTCTGTTggaattttatcatatttttactcGATAGTGATATTTGCGATTGCAGGACTCTCCCTCGTTTCTTTAGTATCTTCCAATCTTTGACGTGAGTTGTACTTCATTCACTTGTACAGGTGATTGTTAAGAGTAGTTATTTCATTTAGAGTATTTAACGTTTAACATTTACTGACGCATTTTCAATTTCACACACATATTTAAGTTAATGAACGTTCTTCATGTTATGTCGAATTTTGTTTACTTGACTTTTATTTATCTTCAGTTTTCGTTTTTATAAGAAATTATCTCTTTCATAGTGAGCAAGTGGTTGTGATCAAATTGAAAATGGTGGTATATGTTTGGAAACTAAAACAATCtactgtaattaaaaaataattaaaaaaattggcatttcataaaagttttatattgttgtttcTGGCtttcgttaatttttattttattatttatttttagaaatactATCAAACCAAaaggatttttatttaaacatacatatgtgtatgtctaATTCGGATTAAATCCATTTCTAGTAAAGAATTAAGAGTTGAAtccaaataaacaacaaaattttGACAATCGTTCAAGATTGTCAGTCAACAGAAGATAGacatctataatatattatagaaaaaatatggtttttaaaGGCTTTTATTATAAATGGATAGTTAATTACATGTCGTAGAAAAAAGTCTGCCGACAAGAAGCGAGGAAGAGTAATGGAAAATCAAAATAGAGCACATTTGTTAAACAGACCACTGATAACAGGTCAGATTCCACTAACTTCTAAAATTCTCGAGAATTTTAGAAGATTTAAAGGTAATGTTCCagataattacattaaaaaatgcaAAGAAAAGTTGTGGGATTTTaggaaaatcaaaaaattattcatGAACACAACTCAAAAGCATTTTAAagtgataaatataaaaaaggtcGTAAATCCTTACTTACAAGCTGCATTTATGCTTCGAAAAGAAGAGTATCTAATACGTCATTTTGGTTGTAATGTGCAAGAAAGATTGCTATTTCATGGCACCAAAGAATGTTTCGCGGAACTcatagttaaaaataatttcaattcaaaGTGGGGTGGATTGTCCAAGAGGAAAAATCGCGGAAACGGCATATGTTTCTCAAggatttccaatatttccagCCATCACTGCGATAATAATGTAACTCAAAGATGCATGTTTGTTTCATCCGTTCTGATATGTTGGAATTGTTATGGTGATAAGAAAATGGCTTTTCATCCAGCTGTTGACGCAACGAAACAAATCTTTCATGATACCAAAGTGAATCCAAAGAAAAacctttttttcaaatacagagATGATGAATTTTGTccaaagtatattatatatttcaaaggATATGCTAtaaataaggaaaaaaaattgagGTACACAACAAAagttataataaatgaaaatgtaaaaaaaaggaGTGTTAAACATGACATTGATATTAATTATGTAGATGATATTgattataaatgtgatatttatgACATGCATTATAACCAcaaaagatataaaaattatatttataaccgTAAAAATTATAATGTCGATAATTATGATCATAAAACGTTTAGAGATCGTAAACAGAAAcatcttaaaaaatatgatttttacaaTCAAAACTGTGAAGCTATGACGATAATTAGAATTATTATGATCACAATTAAAAAGCTGTTTATGCATATTACATAAAACAACTATGATTTAATAATcattattatgataaaaaatatataagctaTTTCCGATTTatgcacacatatatgtacacatatacgtataaaatacataatacatacatatgtacatatgtatgtatgtataatacaatggcATATAAATCCCACTTTCATGCCAttttagaataatatatatacactagtataaatattttaaatttataatacatatgtattttaaataaaaataggatttgttatttttatattattatatatgaataaatgtacACAAttatcaatttgttttttttttatattacataatccATAGTTAATTTCATTGCCCCTCATTAACTGTatgtaatgaaattttgaaaGTTGGTTTCAAAGCGGATTTTATAGAAACATGTTGTGTTGTCAACTGTAATGGTCAAAAAAAgataacatttaacaaaaaattgtTCTTtatactaacctcttatacgtttcacatggttttcgtgtaagtggtcattttttattaacaattttatttataattgtgcCGGTTATTATTAAAGTGGAAGAAGTCATTTAATGTATccaaaatacaattattttacaAGGTAATCGTAAACTTCCACCATTACAGGAAAGATTATATTTATAAGGCTTATGTAATCATAATGTacagtgtttaaatttttttacataaaactctaatgtatttttatgtagtatcGAAAAAATTTTAAGACAAGTTTACACAAAAGCCCAATTTTCACcttatctaatttcatccaaataaaactattaaaatttgatagttgaTTAGTccataaattcaattatttcttcgatttttaTAGCAATTCatacaattaaaattgaatttatctaTTTCACCTTGCAATAAATTTCCTTTATATTCAGttcagattttattttgatgATTCTTCATATCTATGACTTAATATATTCgctaatgtatataaattagtaTTAGTATTTGATGAATTACTACATATAATTGGATCAGAACATATAAGACACGAAATGGAGGAAGTTCATCTGTAACACTGAGATATTTCTTGTTTACataagaatatttattattatgaattgttcattaaatcatcataaatatcaatatcaagaacattaatatatatatatatatatatatatatatatatatatatatatatatatatatatatatatatatatatatatatatatatatatatatatatatatatatatatatatatatatatatatatatatatatatatatatatatatatatatatatgaacataaaaatgagaagaatatttatatacaatcaaATCTTTTGTCACGTAAATTTAATCATCACTAAAActttctcatacatatgtatatttgataaaCCAAAAAGACCATCGCTACTTTGATTTGAAGATGATAAtctaataaaagtatatattagaGTTTTAGGAGATAAAAgctcatttgaaaaattttagtaTTAGTTTTTGGCACCAACAAGTTGTCGTGGTTATTGGGGTTATATatagaaatgttataattaatgatttattttataattaatttatatatttatattttatattattttataattaatttatatatttatattttatattattttataattaatttatatatttatattttatattattttataattaatttgtatatttatattttatattattttataattaatttataaaaatatatttattttataattaattatttatttatttttgaaatgttataattattgctagaggtcggaccggaagcgtgccgttcattgttaattgttcgctgtgctttgtccaaggacatataattttttttttaattatatctcctaacaaaataaatttaatgatattcaatgaattCTTCGATACGTCGCCTATGATTAATtatgataatgtttattaattaaataaaaaatatttctatttatgattgtaaatcattaatttatgcatgtccgccattactgatttttactttatctatgtacgtagtaacaatagatgaagttttgtgatcatgcgaaaattccaactcgagattttgactgattcgaactcagaatcgattactgatcacgttttcgtgatctagaaaaaatgtgtgtgtgtgtgtctgtgtattttggggattttttataTACCGTtagtaagtttcagttcaatagaactgaaacttagtatcggttactgaaattcttatcgatacgacgtaattttttttcaaattttgaagtagaccggaaatggtacctccccttataagtgtcctttttttttaaagtttttgaattcaattatctcccaaaccccTAATTAAATcggactaaatttttttttacatgtaatagaaataataatctttttaactttatatttttaaaatatttttatctagtatatatattcatatctagaagtttaagcgtaataccaagttatgtataaaatttggtaagcatccctcaaccggaagtggtagtttactcttgttcgatttttcttccactatttttttcgaccccttatacatgtgtgatcttcacgaaataaatcaagtataattattctatcaatgtgatgataataaaaaaaaagtcacaaaatttaataaaccggaagtgggattattatctcttagaaaggtcaaaaatgttgtcgcctggattctgTCCACCCCCCTGaacatattaagctgaaaatttatttttgtattctttatgtactaacttagaattgctaacgttttggtcaattcgtaaaccggaagtagtatttttttttaaaacaatatttcattattttattttaaccttttaaattgatttaattttcttgatatttaatgagtataatatagTGATTTGATAacctgatagtgattttaagtaataaaaaaaatttgaacaaaatctgacaaccggaagtagaacttttgtcttgtgcaagtttccatacatttgcgctcaatttgtatcgaaaatgctgtcatagttatatgtaaccttcttatattcctcaaatacatagattaagtcatgggttggtcacacccgaattttttttcgcgtaccaccgcTGATATACAGGTaggtaaaagaaaatattttttaacaactCAAGTTCatacttaaaaattttatatgttatacataattattactatcagaaactttgttttaacactagtggttttacccggcttttttaccaatttatttgaatagttttgttttattaaacttaacgtcacggattctacgaaccaacgatagttacatacatacaaagtgtctttcgaaattatatattatgtagattatactggaatccggcggcccccccgggccttcgcccccgacgCCCCAAGGGCGAGGGCCGGTCCCTCGTCtgcatgtcgtcatggaaactttgacttgtttacaaagttcccaacaaatgttacatacatacaaaatctctttcgaaattatatattagattttaatgAGGCACAACACTATGCTTGTTTTAGTATGTTTTAgaaaacaattataatacatgtatgcggtctgtatattattttatagacgcatttaaaatgaaattatcatttgaaacttgttattaaatttgattttatatgtaaaaatcaatattttcacttttatcaaTCCAATCACTTATTAAGCGGTTTATAAtacaaatgccgagcgaagccgggtaaaaccactagttttattatacataaaacaaatcGTAAATACTTCTGtaatcattataaaatatttaaaagtcggCTAAAtcaaaaaagagaacattttgagcatattttacaagagagagagagagagagagaaagtaaaataaaatgagacaTATTCTGTCGAAAAGGGGGCTGTTGGAAACCCTACGATATGGCCGATTGAATAGTGAAGAGTGAGCTAAAATGAGTGTGGCGGTTTAGGGATTTTCCCGTCGAAGGCTTCCCAACCGTTACTTTTGGGTGATTGACGCGAGTCGCACTTTGCAATGGGGAATTTTTGCAGTTTATTCAAAGAAGAGTAAGTATTCACATTCGCATTGATATTAATATAGTATACAATCCCACAACGAGTCCAGCTTTTACGCGTAAGACGATTTAAATGGTTGTGTATCACATTACAACGAGCTTGGACTGAAATTGTCCGTGTCAATGTTCAAGGCTTTTTGaatgtcatattttatttttataaattgttaacAGTTTAAGCATAGATACATTCATGCATTGcaaagatattttatatttaaaatagattCAATTTCAATTGCTAGCGTTTACTTTTGAAATCGTTATTATTAacgttataaaaataaattccatGTACTATTCGACGAAGAATTCGCGTGAACGgttttattaagtttttaagCTATgcctaatttataatattattgggTTACAGCAGTGAAGATGACCAAGATACTTATAGAGGATACGCTGATACTGTTTCCAATCAACGTCGACGGCATACACCCAATCAACGAAAAAGTCGTAGCAATGAATATCGTCAAAACGTTGGCGTATATTATGAAAATGGTGCTAGAACAAGTCGGAATCCATTGACTTTAAAAATTCTCAAAGTCGTGAAATTTAGGGACATTCCAACAGctaattatatgaaaaattgcTCGAATGCGTTGGAAattaacaaaatcaaagaattattcaTGAACACAGCTCAGAAGCATTTCAGAGTTATCAATGTACAACAGGTATTAAATCCTTATTTAACAGCAGCATTTATGCTTCGAAAGAAAGAGTATCAAATGCGTCATGGTAATTGTGACGTGGAAGAAAGATTATTATTCCACGGCATTAAAAAGTATCAGGTGAATGCCatagcaaaaaataattgtaattggaGGCTTGGCAAGATTGTGTGTTTCTCAACCACATCAGAACACTCTAGCAATTATTGTGATGAAAATGTAACTCAAAGATGCATGCTTGTTTCATCTGTTCTTATACACTTGGAGTGTGATGGTAATAAATATATGGATTTTCCTCCGCTTGTTGCTACAAAGGAAAATATTCACTATGACACAAGTGTGAGTCAAAATAACAATGTTAAAGTTAAATTTAGAGATGATGAATTTTGTCCAAAGTATATTGTACATTTTGAAGGGTAGCTATTAGTGCATTGTCCAtatctaatattttattatttgtttattgattaaaattacCAAGGATTATGatgatcaaatatttttactgtTGTCGAGTATGTATGCGTACATTGTGATATCTTATTTTTATCACTcaaattgttaatttaaaatgagataaaataactatgtatatcgGGACTGTCCCGTCAGTATTTTCCAAAGATTTCGGTGATCCGCATTGAGAACTGTTACAACTTactggaataattatttaatttagtatttttattaattagtacTTCTAATCCCGGATTGTTTTTTCGGAGTCAAGATCACGGTTCTggaaatttttaatctcggtatCCGGTTGCCAGCACCGAAAATCtgaatatacaaaacaaaacaagAAATAACACTTCAAATCAGGACTGTGGAGtcaattgattttttacgactccgactctgaatccacagccctgatttgaAGTGTTATTTGCTGATTTGGTTTTGTACATTCAGATATTCGGTGCTGGCAACCGGACGGTGTCGGAGTTTTAAAAATCgcccgactccgactcctttttattattttctttattacggtatgtgtcaactagagtctgcaattttattgaaataaatccacTAAAtccataaattgaaatttaatattttttttattataaaaatcacgaatttaaattacattataaataaaatcgttgaattgcgcgtattttgagtattttgagtgttgtggccaaaaccgattgttttctcagtcaaacttttattttattctcatttttttttattaaattgatttgtttatgtatgaaattcggtaattggattattagtcacattgcgatcgaccaaaagacaatttttgccattgtAATCGCGAATATTTGGCActggagttctcgttagtatgatatgcCAGATGTCCTGTTATAGAAATTGTAGTGACTTTTGGGCCAGCGCTTTGTGACctataatcaccgaaccatgtcaatttttagtgtttttttttttattcttttatattttgaatattatattcgcTATTAATAATCATTACTCAAATTATTATTTGGCTGTGGCGCTAGGTATTTGTCTAGTCCGCTGCCCCCAGCCACAGCCGTAGCCAGGGTTTTTAAAAGTGGGGTAGGGTTGAAACACCTCCCAagcgttttatattaaaaaaaattgtcaaactttttaaaagcttttttccttttggaatttgaaaaaggcgttgaattaaaataaaaaaaaattatttaatttcgtttttttcttaatatgtaaTTCAACATGTACCTTTTATAAAATACAGCAGACAGCAGAAAGAAAACTGAGGTTTATATGAACAATGAAATTtaacgaatatacatacaaccagagaaatgttttattattataacatttctttgcATACAACTTTCTTTATTATTGCATACTCATTTTAGACCGACAAGTACCAGAATAATCTAATGGTAATTGTATTATTACGCActttgcgatcgcccaaaagacagtttttgccatgaaaatcgcgcatacggaatatttggcactcgaattctcgctattatgatggactttt includes:
- the LOC143920876 gene encoding protein mono-ADP-ribosyltransferase TIPARP-like; protein product: MGNCCSVEQEDDPNILPYIVHTGTVANHHQQRNIENRRPLTTINQQPRPVFVQRLSRIDGNDVNNRKKNVISIQKQNNYNRQPLTVNHQQPRVESNQRKNRTDVENQQNIGVCRGNGAIPKGRSNIAASRRPNSTDNQLKTTTNQNILNRPAAIVNQIPPTVNHQQPRVESNQRKNLRSVENQQNIGARRGKGATPKELTTTNQNILNRPAVIMNQIPLTFKILENFINFRSNIPANYIKSCKQKLLEIRQIKDSFMRTTQKHFNVINVQQVLNPYLTAAFMLRKKEYQIRHLNCEVEERLLFHGTKKCFVNLIAKNNFNWRLHGKSRGNIFGQGVSFSPISNYSSNYCDENVTRRYMFVSSVLICLECIGNINMNFPPAVDKVSRIFYDTSVNAKKTVVVKYRDDDFCPNYIIHFEGYAAKKDSQQ